From Macaca fascicularis isolate 582-1 chromosome 14, T2T-MFA8v1.1, a single genomic window includes:
- the LOC141408417 gene encoding uncharacterized protein has product MTWHHLQTASIILHPALDWCLGHAALLLTHVLYAGGSYTEQTHPGPPWTASLLSVQLRSTSDTPSRDSHPRHLAFSASLLIPTMPNWLCSHPCLFLEVCVPPQGSVSSAGIAALSCTQPCSSVTNTCTHSRIVIERGRCQLKKDEVISLEGSTLLLTERCRLSVAVLTVWEAQPLVGSWKQTL; this is encoded by the coding sequence ATGACTTGGCATCATCTTCAAACTGCCTCAATCATTCTTCATCCAGCCCTGGATTGGTGCCTGGGACACGCCGCACTCCTCCTTACTCACGTCCTGTATGCTGGCGGTTCCTACACGGAACAGACTCACCCAGGACCACCCTGGACTGCGTCCCTCCTGTCTGTCCAGCTCAGATCCACCTCTGACACCCCATCCCGAGATAGCCACCCCCGCCACCTCGCATTCTCTGCTTCATTATTGATTCCCACGATGCCAAACTGGCTCTGCTCTCACCCTTGTTTGTTCTTGGAGGTGTGCGTCCCACCTCAGGGGAGTGTGAGCTCTGCAGGGATAGCGGCTTTATCCTGCACGCAGCCATGCAGCTCTGTCACCAACACCTGCACACACTCCAGAATCGTCATTGAGAGAGGGAGGTGTCAACTGAAGAAGGACGAGGTCATCAGTTTGGAAGGGAGCACTTTACTTCTCACAGAGCGCTGCAGGCTGAGTGTGGCTGTTCTGACCGTCTGGGAGGCACAGCCTCTGGTAGGAAGCTGGAAACAGACACTTTGA